A portion of the Natronococcus sp. AD-5 genome contains these proteins:
- a CDS encoding vWA domain-containing protein, translating to MGFRKERLSAVIFAVLMVTSLVATPALASGAGANTGGERSNAVTVQTGTTPGLVDGPPGHDRGDANVTVPDLEENTTVESILTATERLGGLEIEDDGDAAAAANDTVDAVNASIQEYRRLQHADSRAAFEHLADAQRSLAELKDEVDGENEAIVDEISAELYAAGDASARLAVSDATVVVAANEGEFRNSGQRQAAESDLGNAFDALERADETVSDGSPDEGKNEGAERTVGPADRAKALTHLENAWKHADQALDTVEATTDPSLSLAQGQAFERNGTVLVQVEAVLTDIRPYAYDEANVTVDGNADDSLSFVAGESAGATAFGTSLVDVGSDLENATVTVTATATHDADRTVEATHAIDVTEGDVIWERPDSDEYQEVDVTDESSGVSVAVGGDGLHETDVSVTDETPETDADYRAGPMVRVENASPIDEATVEIPLDEEALEREGNLSIVTWDPHSDEPWTPIETEIDRDAGVATAEVDHFSFFSAFWIEEWEDRYSDTITLDENVTDGVGNGSEIEKADFVFVMDESGSMGGSPIYYAREAAKRFVGALTDDERAGLVGYSSRAGLDQGLTLDHDALNASIDSLSAGGGTDTETGLRTGLNHLEANNWENRSRVMILLSDGKSNRYSYPRRVANDAADAGVEISTIGLGSSIDESELRDIAGATGGDFYHVQDADDLPDTFERVAENQTGVELTDSNGDGIPDLVAEMDLAMPTGEPGVVGEPLDLDPIALDTSGDGIQDNETVDINYQVFEEDNETKLHASVTYAEHHPARVDTTGDGLTDAEQLEDREIAYTTSREDSLELLSELEDADDIDDLEELEGDVLKIGTVNADPLVSDTDGDGVTDVEEVQLGTDPESRDTTGDGISDGEALDRGDDPTLFDIDPPEITVTYATFNDPDADLSGYDPRDWEVRVAGSYEVEFLVYDPAGLDEARVVRDDDIEETVPLSGTSDEADVEFEIGTVDTFTDAFAGSRVTVQAEDRHGIVDGFGTAEVAAVEVGGVWAAASDEIRAQGISHSGIEHDLGFLQGMTTGAGESIDALRALYHEPIETIAALQEIPDAIRNFDEIVEAMPDAIEQQQQRNNPHDPDADSELYDAYREGWYGGYISWFVVEAVIPAGEAGKALKSSDRVQSTVDTISTPQMRQAAQMAGRAGHSATAPVRYSRYQLSRGLSASVGVTQEAGERLLSGVPSSGQQIRVVKAIDRNDVDGSTINRLDGDDARAAGKLAARYDDSGAKLLRANICNSPCKSVFESVNQYKGDGLTNSQAKQLLQAYTEADDVTIGPGKNGAKDVQSKITALDDADVQGVRKSMRSVSGSKEGYKGLAGEVDIADRVRKSGVDGDQIKLQRDIPESEIPDGLSKRGTEVDVRVDSEVTIEGQTFDSPVIESKNYNPDGYNEFLLKGETGEIDQWSEKLAAQAGAGEDTLILVTTREFKDAYGELLDDLPQSVQKKLDDADVDADPTVKVTTYEGFDD from the coding sequence ATGGGTTTCAGAAAGGAGCGACTGAGCGCAGTAATTTTCGCCGTGCTAATGGTGACCTCGCTGGTCGCCACGCCCGCGCTCGCGAGCGGGGCGGGGGCGAACACGGGGGGCGAACGATCGAACGCGGTCACCGTCCAGACCGGCACTACACCCGGTCTGGTCGACGGGCCGCCCGGACACGACCGCGGCGATGCGAACGTGACGGTTCCGGACCTCGAGGAGAACACGACCGTCGAGTCGATCCTGACCGCGACCGAGCGCCTCGGGGGCCTCGAGATCGAGGACGACGGCGACGCGGCGGCCGCGGCGAACGATACCGTCGACGCGGTCAACGCCTCGATACAGGAGTATCGGCGACTCCAGCACGCTGACTCGCGGGCGGCGTTCGAGCATCTGGCCGACGCGCAGCGATCGCTCGCGGAGCTGAAAGACGAGGTCGACGGCGAGAACGAAGCGATCGTCGACGAGATCAGCGCGGAGCTGTACGCGGCGGGCGACGCGAGCGCGCGCCTCGCCGTCTCCGACGCGACCGTCGTCGTCGCTGCGAACGAGGGCGAGTTCCGTAACTCCGGGCAGCGCCAGGCGGCCGAGAGCGACCTCGGCAACGCGTTCGACGCGCTCGAGCGGGCCGACGAGACGGTTTCCGACGGATCGCCCGACGAAGGCAAGAACGAGGGTGCTGAACGGACGGTAGGACCGGCGGACCGCGCGAAGGCGCTGACGCACCTCGAGAACGCCTGGAAGCACGCCGATCAGGCGCTGGACACGGTCGAGGCTACCACCGATCCGTCGCTCTCGCTCGCACAGGGGCAGGCGTTCGAGCGCAACGGAACGGTTCTCGTTCAGGTAGAAGCGGTACTCACCGACATCCGCCCGTACGCGTACGACGAGGCCAACGTAACGGTCGACGGCAACGCCGACGACTCCCTCTCGTTCGTCGCGGGTGAGTCGGCCGGCGCGACCGCGTTCGGAACGTCGCTCGTCGACGTCGGGTCCGACCTCGAGAACGCGACCGTCACGGTAACGGCGACGGCGACGCACGACGCCGATCGAACGGTCGAGGCGACCCACGCGATCGACGTCACGGAGGGCGACGTCATCTGGGAGCGACCCGATTCCGACGAGTATCAGGAGGTCGACGTCACGGACGAATCGTCGGGCGTCTCCGTCGCGGTCGGCGGCGACGGACTCCACGAGACCGACGTCTCGGTCACCGACGAAACCCCGGAAACCGACGCCGACTACCGCGCCGGGCCGATGGTCCGCGTCGAGAACGCGAGCCCGATCGACGAGGCCACCGTCGAGATTCCGCTCGACGAGGAGGCCCTCGAGCGCGAGGGCAACCTCTCGATCGTCACGTGGGATCCCCACAGCGACGAACCGTGGACGCCGATCGAGACGGAAATCGACCGCGATGCTGGCGTCGCGACCGCCGAGGTCGACCACTTCTCGTTCTTCTCGGCGTTCTGGATCGAAGAGTGGGAGGACCGGTACAGCGACACGATCACGCTGGACGAGAACGTGACCGACGGCGTCGGTAACGGGAGCGAGATCGAGAAAGCGGACTTCGTGTTCGTCATGGACGAGAGCGGCTCGATGGGCGGATCGCCCATCTACTACGCTCGCGAAGCGGCGAAACGGTTCGTTGGCGCGCTGACCGATGACGAACGCGCTGGGCTTGTAGGGTACTCCTCGAGAGCGGGGCTGGACCAGGGGCTCACGCTGGATCACGACGCCCTGAACGCGAGCATCGACTCGCTGTCCGCGGGCGGGGGCACCGACACCGAAACGGGACTCCGAACGGGACTCAACCACCTCGAGGCGAACAACTGGGAGAACCGATCGAGGGTGATGATACTGCTGTCGGACGGGAAATCTAACAGGTACTCGTACCCGAGACGGGTCGCCAACGATGCGGCGGACGCCGGCGTCGAGATCAGCACGATCGGTCTCGGGAGCAGCATCGACGAGAGCGAACTGCGGGATATCGCCGGAGCCACCGGCGGCGACTTCTACCACGTCCAGGACGCCGACGACCTGCCCGACACCTTCGAGCGGGTCGCCGAGAATCAGACTGGCGTCGAGCTAACCGACAGCAACGGCGACGGCATCCCCGACCTCGTCGCGGAGATGGACCTCGCCATGCCGACCGGCGAGCCCGGCGTCGTCGGCGAACCGCTGGACCTCGATCCGATCGCGCTTGACACGAGCGGCGACGGGATCCAGGACAACGAAACGGTCGATATCAACTACCAGGTGTTCGAGGAGGATAACGAGACGAAGCTCCACGCGTCGGTCACGTACGCCGAACACCACCCGGCGCGGGTGGATACGACCGGTGACGGGCTGACCGACGCCGAGCAACTCGAGGATCGGGAGATCGCTTACACGACCTCGCGCGAGGATTCGCTGGAACTGCTCTCGGAACTCGAGGATGCCGACGATATCGACGACCTGGAGGAACTGGAAGGCGACGTCCTCAAAATCGGGACCGTCAACGCCGATCCGCTGGTGAGCGATACCGACGGCGACGGAGTGACGGACGTCGAGGAAGTCCAGCTCGGGACGGATCCCGAATCGCGCGACACGACCGGCGACGGAATTTCTGACGGCGAGGCGCTCGACCGCGGGGACGATCCGACCCTGTTCGACATCGATCCGCCCGAGATCACCGTCACGTACGCGACGTTCAACGATCCGGACGCGGACCTTTCGGGTTACGATCCCCGGGACTGGGAAGTTCGAGTCGCCGGCAGCTACGAGGTCGAGTTCCTCGTGTACGATCCGGCCGGCCTCGACGAGGCGCGAGTCGTTCGCGATGACGATATCGAAGAGACCGTTCCGCTGTCCGGAACGAGTGACGAGGCCGACGTCGAGTTCGAGATCGGAACCGTCGATACGTTTACCGACGCCTTCGCGGGCTCGCGGGTAACGGTTCAGGCCGAGGACCGTCACGGGATCGTCGACGGGTTCGGCACGGCCGAGGTCGCCGCCGTCGAAGTAGGCGGCGTCTGGGCCGCAGCGTCGGACGAGATCCGGGCCCAGGGAATCAGCCACAGCGGGATCGAACACGACCTGGGCTTCCTCCAAGGGATGACCACCGGCGCCGGCGAATCGATCGACGCGCTCCGGGCGCTGTACCACGAGCCGATCGAGACCATCGCCGCGCTGCAGGAGATCCCCGACGCGATCCGCAACTTCGACGAGATCGTCGAGGCGATGCCCGACGCGATCGAACAGCAACAACAGCGCAACAATCCCCACGATCCCGACGCGGATTCCGAGCTCTACGACGCGTACCGAGAGGGGTGGTACGGCGGCTACATCTCCTGGTTCGTCGTCGAAGCCGTGATCCCGGCCGGCGAAGCCGGGAAGGCGCTCAAGAGCTCCGATCGAGTCCAGTCGACCGTCGACACTATCAGCACGCCCCAGATGCGCCAGGCCGCGCAGATGGCCGGGCGGGCTGGCCACAGTGCGACTGCTCCGGTGCGGTACAGTCGGTATCAGCTCTCTCGAGGACTGTCGGCCAGCGTCGGTGTCACGCAGGAAGCCGGCGAACGTCTCCTGAGCGGCGTCCCGTCGAGCGGGCAGCAGATTAGGGTCGTGAAAGCGATCGATCGGAACGATGTCGACGGGTCCACGATCAATCGGCTCGACGGCGACGACGCTCGAGCGGCCGGAAAACTGGCGGCACGTTACGACGATAGCGGTGCCAAGCTACTCAGGGCTAATATTTGCAACAGCCCGTGTAAGAGCGTCTTCGAGTCAGTCAACCAATACAAAGGAGACGGGCTGACTAACAGCCAGGCGAAACAGTTACTGCAGGCGTACACCGAAGCTGACGACGTTACGATCGGACCCGGCAAGAACGGCGCTAAGGACGTCCAATCGAAAATAACAGCGCTCGACGATGCTGATGTTCAGGGAGTTCGCAAGTCGATGCGTAGTGTCTCTGGAAGCAAAGAGGGCTACAAGGGACTCGCGGGCGAAGTCGACATCGCTGACCGCGTCAGGAAGAGCGGTGTTGACGGCGATCAAATCAAACTGCAACGGGATATTCCCGAGAGCGAGATCCCTGATGGACTGAGCAAAAGAGGGACCGAAGTCGACGTGAGAGTCGATTCTGAAGTCACCATCGAAGGTCAGACATTCGACTCACCCGTGATCGAATCGAAGAATTACAACCCTGATGGTTACAATGAGTTCCTTCTGAAGGGCGAGACGGGTGAGATAGACCAATGGAGTGAGAAGTTAGCTGCTCAAGCGGGAGCGGGTGAAGATACACTCATCCTAGTGACCACGCGAGAATTCAAAGACGCCTACGGTGAGTTACTGGACGACCTGCCTCAAAGCGTTCAGAAAAAGTTAGACGATGCAGACGTCGATGCAGATCCAACAGTCAAAGTGACAACCTACGAGGGCTTCGATGATTAA
- the alaS gene encoding alanine--tRNA ligase, whose protein sequence is MSQLEEEYRLEYFEEEGFERKECPSCGAHFWTRDRDRETCGEPPCEEYDFIGNPGFDEEYSLEEMRETFLSFFEEHGHERIDPYPVAANRWRDDVLLTQASIYDFQPLVTSGETPPPANPLTISQPCIRMQDIDNVGKTGRHTMAFEMMAHHAFNAREDLDDPDQYAYQGEVYWKDRTVELCDEFFASMGVDVEEVIYIEDPWVGGGNAGPAIEVIFKGVELATLVFMSMEQDPDGEYEMKDGNRYTPMDTYIVDTGYGLERWTWVSQGTPTVYEAIYPDMIEFLKGNAEIDHTDAEAELVHRAAKLAGHMDIDEAEDMETARAEIASELDVDADELEVLMEPLEDIYAIADHCRTLAYMLGDGLVPSNVGTGYLARMVLRRTKRLCDNVGVDAPLDELVDMQAERLEYENRDTVRDIVRTEVEKYRETLERGGRRVEALAAEYAKKEAPIPTEELIELYDSHGIQPDMVREIADEAGADVDVPDDFYSLVAERHDTVEALEEPAADADDRFEDLPETEKLYYDDQHRTEFEAVVLDVFEREDGYDVVLDQTMFYPEGGGQPADAGTLSSDDTSVEVTDVQIEDGVILHRTDADPGKGEFVRGKIDAGRRRQLMRHHTATHIVIHAARQALGEHIRQAGAQKGVDSSRIDLRHYARISRDDVKRIENRANEIVMDNTPVTQEWPDRRDAESEHGFDLYQGGIPPGEQIRLIHVDEDVQACGGTHVARTGEIGTIKLLSTERVQDGVERITFAAGEAAIEATQRKEDALYEAAEVLDVSPADVPDTAERFFEEWKARGKEIEDLKEQLAAARAGGGGGGEEVEVGDTTAVVQRIDADMDELRATANALAEDGKIAVLGSGESGAQFVVAVPDDVSVNAGEVVGELAAKVGGGGGGPPDFAQGGGPNVDDLDDALEDAPNVLRQVQDA, encoded by the coding sequence ATGAGCCAACTGGAGGAGGAGTACCGCCTCGAGTACTTCGAGGAGGAAGGGTTCGAGCGCAAGGAGTGTCCCTCCTGTGGCGCGCACTTCTGGACGCGCGACCGCGACAGGGAGACCTGCGGTGAGCCGCCCTGCGAGGAGTACGACTTCATCGGGAACCCCGGCTTCGACGAGGAGTACAGTCTCGAGGAGATGCGGGAGACGTTCCTCTCGTTCTTCGAGGAGCACGGCCACGAGCGAATCGATCCGTATCCCGTCGCGGCGAACCGCTGGCGCGACGACGTTCTGCTGACGCAGGCGTCGATCTACGACTTCCAGCCGCTCGTCACGAGCGGCGAGACGCCGCCGCCGGCGAACCCGCTTACCATCTCCCAGCCCTGCATCCGGATGCAGGACATCGACAACGTCGGCAAGACGGGTCGGCACACGATGGCCTTCGAGATGATGGCCCACCACGCGTTCAACGCCCGCGAGGATCTGGACGATCCCGATCAGTACGCCTACCAGGGCGAGGTCTACTGGAAGGACCGCACCGTCGAACTCTGCGACGAGTTCTTCGCCTCGATGGGCGTCGACGTAGAGGAGGTCATCTACATCGAGGATCCGTGGGTCGGCGGCGGCAACGCCGGCCCGGCGATCGAGGTCATCTTCAAGGGCGTCGAACTCGCCACGCTCGTCTTCATGTCGATGGAGCAGGACCCCGACGGCGAGTACGAGATGAAAGACGGGAACCGCTACACCCCGATGGACACCTACATCGTCGACACCGGCTACGGCCTCGAGCGCTGGACGTGGGTGTCCCAGGGGACGCCGACGGTCTACGAGGCGATCTACCCCGACATGATCGAGTTCCTGAAGGGGAACGCCGAGATCGACCACACCGACGCGGAGGCGGAACTGGTTCACCGCGCCGCCAAACTCGCGGGCCACATGGACATCGACGAGGCCGAGGATATGGAGACCGCCCGCGCGGAGATCGCGAGCGAACTCGACGTCGACGCCGACGAACTCGAGGTCCTGATGGAGCCGCTCGAGGACATCTACGCGATCGCCGACCACTGCCGCACCCTCGCGTACATGCTGGGCGACGGCCTCGTCCCCTCGAACGTCGGGACGGGCTACCTCGCGCGGATGGTCCTCCGGCGGACGAAGCGCCTCTGTGACAACGTCGGGGTCGACGCGCCGCTGGACGAACTCGTCGACATGCAGGCCGAGCGCCTGGAGTACGAGAACCGCGACACCGTCCGCGACATCGTCCGCACCGAGGTCGAGAAGTACCGCGAGACGCTCGAACGCGGCGGCCGTCGGGTTGAGGCGCTCGCTGCCGAGTACGCGAAGAAAGAGGCCCCGATCCCGACCGAGGAGCTGATCGAACTCTACGACTCCCACGGCATCCAGCCCGACATGGTCCGGGAGATCGCCGACGAGGCCGGCGCCGACGTGGACGTCCCCGACGACTTCTACAGCCTGGTCGCCGAGCGCCACGACACCGTCGAGGCGCTCGAGGAGCCGGCCGCCGACGCGGACGACCGCTTCGAGGACCTGCCGGAGACCGAGAAACTCTACTACGACGACCAGCACCGCACGGAGTTCGAGGCCGTCGTGCTCGACGTCTTCGAGCGCGAGGACGGCTACGACGTCGTGCTCGATCAGACGATGTTCTACCCCGAGGGCGGCGGCCAGCCGGCCGACGCGGGGACGCTCTCGAGCGACGACACGAGCGTCGAGGTCACGGACGTCCAGATCGAGGACGGCGTGATCCTCCACCGAACCGACGCGGACCCTGGCAAGGGCGAGTTCGTCAGGGGGAAGATCGACGCCGGTCGTCGCCGCCAGCTCATGCGCCACCACACGGCGACGCACATCGTCATCCACGCGGCCCGGCAGGCGCTCGGCGAGCACATCCGCCAGGCTGGCGCCCAGAAGGGGGTCGACTCCTCGCGGATCGACCTGCGACACTACGCCCGCATCTCGCGCGACGACGTCAAGCGAATCGAGAACCGGGCGAACGAGATCGTGATGGACAACACGCCGGTCACCCAGGAGTGGCCCGACCGCCGCGACGCCGAGAGCGAGCACGGCTTCGACCTCTACCAGGGCGGCATCCCGCCGGGCGAGCAGATCCGGCTGATCCACGTCGACGAGGACGTCCAGGCCTGCGGCGGCACGCACGTCGCCCGCACCGGCGAAATCGGGACGATCAAGCTCCTCTCGACCGAGCGCGTCCAGGACGGCGTCGAGCGGATCACGTTCGCCGCCGGCGAGGCCGCCATCGAGGCGACCCAGCGGAAGGAGGACGCCCTCTACGAGGCCGCCGAGGTGCTCGACGTCTCCCCCGCGGACGTCCCCGACACGGCCGAGCGCTTCTTCGAGGAGTGGAAAGCCCGCGGCAAGGAGATCGAGGACCTCAAAGAGCAGCTCGCCGCGGCCCGCGCGGGCGGCGGTGGCGGCGGCGAGGAGGTCGAGGTCGGCGACACCACGGCGGTCGTCCAGCGGATCGACGCCGACATGGACGAGCTGCGCGCGACCGCGAACGCGCTCGCCGAGGACGGCAAGATTGCCGTGCTCGGCAGCGGCGAAAGCGGCGCCCAGTTCGTCGTGGCGGTTCCCGACGACGTCAGCGTCAACGCGGGCGAGGTCGTCGGCGAACTCGCCGCGAAGGTCGGCGGCGGCGGCGGCGGCCCGCCCGACTTCGCACAGGGCGGCGGTCCCAACGTCGACGATCTCGACGACGCGCTCGAGGACGCTCCGAACGTGTTGCGGCAGGTCCAGGACGCCTGA